From the genome of Cryptococcus neoformans var. neoformans B-3501A chromosome 1, whole genome shotgun sequence, one region includes:
- a CDS encoding hypothetical protein (HMMPfam hit to Cyt-b5, Cytochrome b5-like Heme/Steroid binding domain, score: 76.3, E(): 7.7e-20): MPPTSSEAPSHRFSHLDQRSAADTQESSPVDGNHDPRRQSTSFDRPNPYAQRDLCAVPNQSQFTNLRHQPYLQQDRSGSFEEPLYETPRPGRNVGYEDAEPYGYEQHDGTIWSERPSYSAPYDSDIKAPLDPAPYTPDLEADGMALKEKKVHATEVMATTNARRWWIRITWMLTWWIPSFLLVHLGRMKRADVRMAWREKLAIFMMICLSCAVVLFYIIFFGKLLCPDSDKAWNETELATHQGDDDYYAAIAGKVYDFTNFYKAQHSDLSSYTTSSALMLEFAGQDLTNYFPMPMTVACPNLVTSTDLTLMYSNFTPIVQYAVHTSGPLQTDQDTKLNDINWYTDTLNPALEEYYKGYYVFDKSSIASGADSDSKYWAIYNNKVYDLSNYIYTVSYYSSSSGTDLPNYSFLNSDISDLFQTSAGQDITKDMDEKLSALTAEDAANQMTCLNNAFYLGELDFRKTPKCTVQNYLLLAFSIILIATIASKFLAALQLGSKRQPELLDKFVICQVPCYTEGEESLKRTIDSLAALNYDDKRKLIFIICDGNIVGSGNNRPTPRIVLDLLGVDDKLEAEPLLFKSIGEGSKQLNYGKVYSGLYEFEGHVVPYIVVVKVGKPSEISKPGNRGKRDSQVLLMQYLNRVHFDAPMTPLELEIYHQMRNVIGIDPAFYEYIFQVDADTSVAPDSLNRLIACTADDQQIIGICGETKLANENESLTTMIQVYEYYISHHLTKAFESLFGSVTCLPGCFSVYRIRTAEGGRPVIISSVVIDEYAEPNVDTLHKKNLFSLGEDRYLTTLMMKNFPTFKMKFTPDAIAYTVAPSKWSVLLSQRRRWINSTIHNLVELLFLPEMCGFCLFSMRWVVFLDLLGTIILPATCGYLIYLVIVVSTGKAAIPVISLAMIGATYGLQALIFILKREFMLIGWMLVYILAFPVWSVFLPIYSFWSMDDFSWGNTRKVIGEGNQKTVVIDDDEPFNEGMIPYRTFKEYEWNAWEAASLHSESPVPSEKSQRTTQTGQSYRPHLHPNRSRSFRSSASELPPGADYWRDSSPLGMGHESGRLHQVSSDPSMRGDKSFSKGRKPKVERVQSMAGMSMWGSGSVYDPFKQAMGGPGFLHPMMTGNSLASQATFYPPQTQYPMSMYGSPMMMTMGLPMMGLQHTGNASIAGGVAGPRGTMMAMGMGDQSRMSSFSMGGPMAESGAGRLAGLSINEEKEVQDEEVLDKLKAWLSKQDLMSVTKRQTREAIYTLFPNAGLQSRAGWLNEQIDRILRES; this comes from the exons ATGCCGCCAACCAGCTCAGAAGCACCATCTCATCGCTTCTCTCATCTCGACCAGAGATCAGCTGCAGACACTCAAGAAAGCTCTCCTGTTGACGGTAATCATGATCCGCGCAGACAATCAACCAGTTTCGACCGGCCAAACCCATACGCTCAGCGGGACCTATGTGCTGTTCCAAATCAGTCGCAATTCACAAACCTTCGTCATCAGCCATACTTGCAGCAAGACCGATCAGGCTCCTTTGAGGAACCACTCTATGAAACCCCACGGCCAGGCCGCAACGTAGGCTACGAAGATGCTGAACCGTATGGGTACGAACAGCACGACGGTACGATATGGTCCGAGCGCCCATCGTATTCCGCTCCTTATGATAGCGACATCAAAGCACCTCTGGACCCTGCCCCTTACACACCCGACCTGGAAGCAGACGGAATGGCCCtcaaggagaaaaaggtgCATGCAACGGAAGTCATGGCGACGACAAATGCTCGACGATGGTGGATCAGAATCACATGGATGTTGACCTGGTGGATCCCTTCGTTCTTGCTGGTTCATCTTGGAAGGATGAAGCGAGCGGATGTGAGGATGGCCTGGAGAGAGAAACTGGCAATCTTCATGATGATCTGTTTGTCCTGCGCGGTTGTCTTGTTCtacatcatctttttcgGGAAGCTGCTCTGTCCGGATAGCGACAAAGCTTGGAATGAGACGGAACTGGCAACGCATCAAGGTGACGATGATTACTATGCTGCTATTGCCGGAAAAGTCTACGAC TTCACAAATTTTTACAAAGCTCAACACTCTGACTTGTCCTCATATACAACTTCATCTGCTCTTATGCTCGAATTCGCTGGTCAAGATCTGACCAACTACTTTCCCATGCCGATGACTGTTGCATGTCCCAATCTCGTCACTTCTACCGACCTTACACTGATGTACTCCAACTTTACACCCATCGTCCAGTACGCAGTGCATACGTCGGGCCCGTTGCAGACAGATCAGGACACTAAGCTAAACGATATCAACTGGTACACTGACACCCTGAATCCCGCTCTGGAAGAGTACTACAAGGGATACTATGTTTTTGACAAGTCTTCTATAGCATCTGGCGCTGATTCGGACAGCAA ATATTGGGCCATTTACAATAATAAAGTCTATGATTTGAGCAACTACATCTATACCGTATCATACTACTCGTCGTCATCCGGGACCGATCTTCCCAACTATTCTTTCCTCAACTCTGATATTTCTGATTTGTTTCAGACATCTGCCGGGCAAGATATCACAAAGGATATGGACGAAAAGCTTTCTGCTTTAACGGCCGAAGATGCAGCAAACCAGATGACCTGTTTGAACAATGCGTTCTACCTCGGAGAGTTGGACTTCAGAAAGACGCCCAAGTGTACTGTTCAGAATTATCTGCTGTTAGCGTTCAGTATCATTCTCATCGCTACCATCGCTTCCAAAT TCCTTGCGGCTTTGCAACTCGGATCCAAACGTCAGCCTGAACTGCTCGATAAATTTGTCATTTGCCAAGTACCTTGCTATactgaaggtgaagaatCACTCAAGCGCACAATCGACTCTCTTGCGGCTCTCAATTATGACGACAAGCGCAAGCTCATCTTTATCATTTGTGATGGAAACATTGTCGGTAGCGGGAATAACCGACCGACACCTAGGATCGTGCTTGATCTGCTGGGTGTAGACGATAAGCTTGAGGCGGAACCTTTATTATTCAAAAGTATCGGTGAAGGAAGTAAACAGTTGAACTATGGCAAAGTGTATTCCGGGCTATACGAGTTTGAAGGGCACGTCGTTCC GTATATTGTTGTTGTTAAAGTCGGCAAACCTAGTGAAATTTCCAAGCCCGGTAACAGAGGAAAACGTGATTCCCAAGTTTTATTGATGCAATATCTCAACCGAGTCCATTTCGACGCCCCCATGACGCCGCTTGAGTTGGAGATTTACCACCAGATGCGCAATGTCATAGGTATAGATCCAGCGTTCTACGAGTATATTTTCCAGGTCGACGCCGATACGAGTGTGGCTCCCGATTCGCTCAACAGGCTTATTGCTTGTACGGCAGACGATCAACAAATTATCGGTATCTGCGGTGAAACAAAGCTTGCCAATGAGAATGAGAGCTTGACTACTATGATTCAG GTCTATGAATACTACATCTCCCACCACCTTACGAAAGCTTTTGAGTCCCTTTTCGGCAGCGTCACTTGTCTTCCTGGCTGTTTTTCAGTTTACCGCATCCGTACAGCAGAAGGTGGTCGGCCAGTGATCATCTCCTCAGTCGTCATTGATGAATACGCCGAGCCCAATGTCGATACGCTGCATAAAAAGAACCTTTTCTCACTGGGTGAAGATCGATACCTAACGacgttgatgatgaaaaacTTCCCCACTTTCAAGATGAAGTTTACACCTGACGCTATCGCATACACGGTAGCTCCCTCGAAATGGTCGGTACTACTTTCGcaaagacgaagatggatCAACTCCACGATCCATAACCTTGTAGAACTGTTGTTCTTGCCAGAGATGTGTGGATTTTGTCTCTTCTCGATGAGATGGGTCGTTTTCCTGGATTTACTTGGTACGATCATCCTGCCGGCCACGTGTGGTTAT CTTATCTATCTTGTCATTGTCGTATCTACGGGTAAGGCGGCGATTCCAGTTATATCGCTGGCAATGATTGGAGCAACCTACGGTCTTCAA GCATTGATTTTTATCCTGAAACGTGAATTTATGCTTATTGGCTGGATGCTCGTCTATATTCTCGCTTTCCCTGTTTGGTCCGTGTTTTTACCCATCTATTCATTCTGGTCGATGGATGACTTCAGTTGGGGCAATACTCG TAAAGTGATTGGCGAAGGCAACCAGAAGACCGTCGTCATTGACGATGACGAACCGTTCAACGAAGGGATGATTCCTTATCGGACCTTCAAAG AGTACGAATGGAATGCTTGGGAAGCAGCATCACTTCACTCCGAGTCTCCAGTTCCTTCCGAAAAGTCTCAACGTACGACTCAAACAGGTCAATCCTATCGGCCACATCTCCACCCTAATCGCTCACGTTCTTTCCGTTCATCGGCCTCAGAATTGCCACCTGGGGCTGATTACTGGCGAGACTCTTCCCCGCTTGGAATGGGTCATGAATCAGGAAGATTACATCAGGTATCGAGCGACCCAAGCATGAGGGGTGATAAATCATTCagcaaaggaaggaagcCAAAAGTGGAGAGGGTGCAGAGCATGGCAGGCATGTCGATGTGGGGTTCTGGCTCAGTGTACGACCCATTCAAGCAGGCCATGGGCGGCCCAGGTTTCCTCCATCCAATGATGACCGGTAACTCGCTCGCTTCACAAGCGACCTTCTACCCACCTCAAACTCAGTATCCAATGTCAATGTACGGATCTcccatgatgatgaccaTGGGCTTGCCTATGATGGGACTGCAACATACTGGTAATGCCAGCATAGCCGGAGGGGTAGCTGGACCGAGGGGTACTATGATGGCTATGGGGATGGGTGACCAGAGTCGTATGAGTTCATTCAGCATGGGCGGGCCTATGGCGGAAAGCGGTGCCGGTAGGCTGGCCGGACTGAGTAtcaacgaggagaaggaagtgcaagatgaggaggttTTGGATAAGTTGAAAGCTTGGTTAAGCAAACAGGATCTCATGAGCGT GACGAAGAGGCAGACCAGAGAAGCCATATACACACTCTTCCCCAATGCCGGTCTTCAAAGCCGGGCAGGATGGCTGAACGAACAGATTGATAGGATCTTGCGCGAATCATga